The Vidua chalybeata isolate OUT-0048 chromosome 17, bVidCha1 merged haplotype, whole genome shotgun sequence genome has a segment encoding these proteins:
- the HELZ2 gene encoding helicase with zinc finger domain 2, whose amino-acid sequence MPTANGPKVPLGRLQQQLELLLVCSKCSVKENEITYHPQEVEHKCMYEILLARCRSRWSTAWRKVSRRPGFPNPARYAVCRYYVMGLGCSKHKNQCTFAWSAEEAMVWNFEREHQLERRWLKAAVLQAQLGGPAATPHLTASAASEITSEFGGYFQEICKQCFFGRPQRITVGGCGWLCESHHTWDPLLVHAVLDSQKKQQYTAIRPCPEFIETLAYCRFVSRGRPCRHGPQRCQYAHSDVEMAIWEAEREHGLLRSDLLPSAGTASTNGEPAAPAPVCFYCHICLVTCSSQESFENHCSSIEHVHMLSADSSMQWVHRAPPLGLTKFSLCSRAEVCEMGSSCTKAHSKEELQEWIQRVKVSVKKKKQALKDGLLSYQDRLLAEYRVCSNEVLIMAEHVEGVHVVCEQPLHVQLEDRKKKYQWRFKIHSQMHLQHVALLKRDPGVNFYFSGNGLSRGLQYICGEHVAIVSSSPRTALVEVSMECCVLGIFEQWVVFDFGKRPVLMQKIKVKVGRRETPQHVPSTRESSRPVNFVRWDRGNRIIVPSMPRTDEEVVLLAKYKPPALALDYQSEGSAVVPITRCNYRERMHSFLFREEEAEQALIAKLNLRVLISLTPMLQSLSMGVKFALPGELFAEVPTPYNLSPDTDEGYLLSRSVPTAFLALDPPVDGRVYEVFVERKATTEKTIWLQIPRRCCSDLNFKANTSHQVEIQFQIDQLLFRQWHQAVDSLFDEKLVLPDVASCSIPYSLGSPQRGNSKQKQAISFITGQPTTSRQVPPLLIYGPFGTGKTFTLAMATLEILRQPNTRVLICTHTNSAADIYIREYFHNYVTTGHPWAVPLRIISTDRSVNMTDPITQMYCCLSPDQRSFRLPTQAEIDKHHIIITTSMLSKDLKVRPGYFTHIMIDEAAQMLECEALVPLSYATFETRIVLAGDHMQITPKLFCVEGGQSADHTLLNRLFQFYQKEKHEVAIKSRIIFNENYRSTASIIEFISKHFYIGNGNAIQASGNIPPHPEIYPLVFCHVRGVAERDISMISWQNVSEIIQVIEKVKEIYQTWPDEWGVQDLKKICVVSHGTQVSITRQELRKKQLQDVVVENYENLPGREFRVIIISTVHTSESLRVSASHHLEFFNEARVLNTIMTRAQSLVVVVGDAVALCSHGQCSKVWKRFIQQCIDKGSIFPESLTMAQIKQAACDKESWSRSLEGDKEDSDTDSLSSEGESMNPDDPILQELLDESKNMLVTVSDEGLLNVKAEASNQWKDKWEYVSFSSQMMQQYLHMHPQMYKRCELVKEGFDRASAFTLNDSPAMNIQIKGRVNCGTAFTGDEVLVEILENSRGDSSSHHPQGRVVGILKRAEREPTFICMMDEFDPRVMIPIDPTVTKIFVPGLKEKPNVIPIRKFVNGKYRVVSCEKISQETRKCQFFCVQVISWREGFYYPLGIVTEILQAALTLEEGLKILALEYGLEKKYPAAVTRESAKYTSNSSINLTKETRKDCRNYMTFTIDPQGARDLDDAISVRDLGRHYEIGIHIADVAGIIPKGSALDLEAKKRGVTFYAPKQEPLCMFPPKISQDVCSLLPQKDRRVISLFVTVEKETDQMLKGIFTISVIRSDRQLSYEEAELCIKNCYRGTAKALRFDTLEDCIAVAYHFSRIHRKFRLQEDCFYERLDEESSPGNRGSHQMIEELMIMFNSFVAEFLTNQEVTRNITPLRCQCEPSLGQLSHMRNKYSHLIPLSIHLLHHLGEMLPGQESPKNVEFSLLGPIWEHLQSAANARDFQKMLDLVVTDDIHPKLAPVALEFRRLLSRSYFCRSNSTVQSKAGHYSLHVDSYTWASSPIRRYVDVVVQRHLHSVLCKKPLIYSADDIEFLCHDFNRKNSQAMTYEKRAHSLQMASQLKDQVLQKIAFVVDIEEMSRFFKALFPLNNESLPDPQRISYRSLQLIEQPVFIQQRSSIRLTWKRRMYSAETKEQSLREGPLCDKSVTLFRTQTWQEVLTAIRNEEFDRAASLLQQSKELYHRNIGWVRKSSCSHYMELSLELSAGDALWFQLTTDVSRGFLVPFVQLWCVTPGFDVCLQHMEKPIDCFSAYATLQSKDRYKNTTEYNKVWVPMSAMESASCAVAENDSIVLRDIKIKWAKQRTSKGQLQGSFVLNKKWLEDCSIEVDFFHCYLCIRLGGLKLPKNPQSDEECLSHGLQNLSLLGNSKSENKLVVDPDTYTWVAHGVTEEFNDDKKSDRSGHQTMNFYIHYMSMETIPVEISQTSARFTVELIPKMLPDIRKEKALWKLKYASDLAQSIALGHEPPQKLTTSRLLQQKSFDIPGSNWKLNKSQNQAVLDALKKSFMLIQGPPGTGKTVVGTHIVYWFHTLNENSVEKDKTPCLDDEKDKKRKCILYCGPSNKSVDVVAEMLMKMKTLKPLRVYGEAIETMEFPYPGSNRNISRKSLRDAKPKRELSEIILHHRIRRAPSPFWQKICHFDARVRNGEEITEEEIKEYKGWLTQGRSYQLACHDVILCTCSVSSASALEHLNVKQIIIDECAMSTEPETLIPLVCHQRADKVVLLGDHKQLRPVVNNDVCKTLGMETSLFERYQEQAWMLDTQYRMHKSICEFPSQEFYERRLRTCPQLARKSSVLHHRDNNCCPIIFGHVEGKEHSLMISTEEGNENSKANLEEVAQAVRIAKQLTLDGTIRPDSIAILSPYSAQVSEINKSLQREGIRGVTVCTIMKSQGSEWKYVILSTVRSCPRSEIDRRPTKSWQKKYLGFITDPNQVNVGITRAQEGLCIIGNRYLLECNPLWKRLVQHYYRHNSCTAAQEIRVRRTPARSR is encoded by the exons GCCAACGGCCCAAAGGTGCCACTGggcaggctccagcagcagctggagctgctcctggtcTGCTCCAAGTGCAGTGTGAAGGAGAACGAGATCACCTACCACCCGCAGGAGGTGGAGCACAAGTGCATGTACGAGATCCTGCTGGCGCGCTGCCGCAGCCGCTGGAGCACGGCATGGAGGAAGGTGTCCCGGCGGCCCGGCTTCCCCAACCCGGCGCGCTACGCTGTCTGCAGGTACTACGTgatggggctgggctgcagcaagCACAAGAACCAGTGCACCTTTGCCTGGAGCGCGGAGGAGGCCATGGTCTGGAACTTTGAGAGGGAACACCAGCTGGAGCGGCGCTGGCTGAAGGCAGCggtgctgcaggcacagctggggggccctgctgccaccccccACCTcactgccagtgctgccagcGAGATCACCAGCGAGTTTGGGGGGTACTTCCAGGAGATCTGCAAGCAGTGCTTTTTTGGCCGCCCCCAGCGCATCACAGTGGGTGGCTGCGGGTGGCTCTGTGAGTCCCATCACACCTGGGACCCGCTCCTGGTGCACGCGGTGCTGGACAGCCAGAAGAAGCAGCAGTACACGGCCATCCGGCCCTGCCCCGAGTTCATCGAGACCCTCGCCTACTGCCGGTTCGTGTCCCGGGGCCGGCCCTGCAGGCACGGCCCGCAGCGCTGCCAGTACGCCCACAGTGACGTGGAGATGGCCATCTGGGAGGCCGAGAGGGAGCACGGATTGCTGCGCTCCGACCTGCTGCCATCTGCGGGCACCGCCAGCACCAACGGCGAGCCAGCAGCGCCTGCGCCCGTGTGCTTCTACTGCCACATCTGCCTGGTGACCTGCAGCTCGCAGGAGAGCTTTGAGAACCACTGCTCCTCCATTGAGCACGTGCACATGCTCTCGGCCGACAGCTCCATGCAGTGGGTCCACCGTGCACCACCTCTCGGGCTGACCAAGTTCTCACTGTGTAGCAG AGCGGAGGTGTGTGAAATGGGGAGCAGCTGCACCAAGGCTCATTCCAAAGAGGAGCTTCAGGAGTGGATCCAGAGGGTGAAggtttctgtgaagaaaaagaagcaagcCCTGAAGGATGGGCTCTTGTCCTACCAGGACCGGCTCCTTGCTGAGTATCGGGTGTGCTCCAACGAGGTGTTAATT ATGGCTGAGCACGTCGAAGGTGTCCATGTTGTGTGTGAGCAGCCTCTGCATGTGCAGCTGGAGGACAGGAAGAAGAAATACCAATGGCGGTTCAAGATCCACTCTCAG ATGCATCTGCAGCACGTGGCCCTGCTGAAACGGGACCCTGGAGTCAACTTCTACTTCTCAGGGAATGGGCTTTCCCGGGGCCTGCAGTACATTTGTGGGGAGCACGTGGCCATCGTGTCCTCCTCGCCCCGCACCGCGCTGGTGGAGGTCAGCATGGAGTGCTGCGTCCTGGGCATCTTCGAGCAGTGGGTGGTCTTCGACTTCGGCAAGCGCCCCGTCCTCATGCAGAAGATCAAGGTGAAGGTGGGCCGGCGGGAGACCCCCCAGCACGTCCCCAGCACCCGGGAGAGCAGCCGCCCCGTCAACTTTGTGCGCTGGGACCGGGGTAACCGCATCATCGTTCCCAGCATGCCAAGGACTGATGAAGAGGTGGTTCTGCTGGCAAAGTACAAACCTCCTGCTCTGGCACTGGATTACCAAAGTGAGGGTAGTGCAGTCGTTCCCATCACCCGGTGCAACTATCGGGAGAGGATGCACAGCTTCCTCTTCCGTGAGGAAGAAGCTGAGCAGGCTCTGATTGCCAA ACTCAACCTGCGTGTGCTCATCTCGCTGACCCCCATGCTGCAGAGCCTCTCCATGGGGGTGAAGTTTGCTCTTCCTGGGGAGCTGTTTGCTGAAGTGCCTACCCCTTACAACCTCTCGCCAGACACGGATGAGGGGTACCTGCTGAGCAGGTCTGTGCCCACCGCCTTCCTGGCACTTGACCCACCTGTGGACGGTCGGGTTTATGAAGTTTTTGTGGAACGTAAAGCCACCACGGAGAAGACTATCTGGCTACAGATACCACGCAGATGCTGCTCGGACTTAAACTTCAAGGCAAACACCTCCCACCAGGTGGAGATCCAGTTCCAAATAGACCAGCTGCTGTTCCGGCAGTGGCACCAAGCTGTGGACAGCCTGTTCGATGAGAAGCTGGTCCTGCCAGATGTTGCCAGTTGCTCCATCCCCTACTCTCTTGGGTCCCCACAGAGAGGGAACAGCAAGCAGAAACAGGCCATCTCCTTCATCACGGGCCAGCCGACCACCAGCCGGCAGGTCCCACCTCTGCTCATCTATGGACCTTTTGGCACAGGGAAGACATTCACCTTGGCCATGGCCACCTTGGAGATCCTCAGGCAGCCCAACACACGGGTGCTGATCTGCACTCACACAAACAG CGCTGCTGACATTTACATCCGGGAGTATTTTCATAACTATGTGACCACAGGGCATCCATGGGCCGTTCCCCTGCGGATCATCTCCACCGACCGGTCGGTCAACATGACGGACCCCATCACCCAGATGTACTGCTGCCTCTCGCCAGACCAGCGCTCCTTCCGCCTGCCCACGCAGGCCGAGATCGACAAGCACCACATCATTATCACCACCTCCATGCTTTCCAAGGACCTGAAGGTGCGCCCCGGCTACTTCACCCACATCATGATCGACGAGGCTGCGCAGATGCTGGAGTGCGAAGCTTTGGTTCCGCTCTCCTACGCCACTTTTGAGACCCGCATTGTCCTGGCTGGGGACCACATGCAGATAACCCCAAAGCTGTTCTGTGTTGAGGGTGGGCAATCTGCTGATCACACCCTCTTGAACCGGCTCTTTCAGTTCTACCAGAAGGAGAAGCATGAGGTGGCCATAAAGAGCAGGATCATCTTCAATGAGAATTATCGTTCCACTGCCAGCATTATTGAGTTCATCTCCAAGCACTTCTACATTGGCAATGGCAATGCTATCCAAGCCAGTGGGAACATCCCACCCCATCCTGAAATTTATCCCCTCGTGTTCTGCCATGTGCGTGGTGTGGCTGAAAGGGATATCTCCATGATTTCTTGGCAAAACGTCTCCGAGATAATACAAGTGATTGAGAAAGTGAAGGAGATCTATCAGACGTGGCCAGATGAGTGGGGTGTCCAGGATCTGAAGAAGATCTGTGTGGTCTCCCATGGGACGCAG GTTTCTATAACAAGACAAGAGCTGAGGAAAAAGCAGCTACAAGATGTGGTGGTGGAAAACTATGAAAATTTGCCAG GGCGTGAGTTTCGGGTCATAATCATCAGCACAGTCCACACCAGCGAGAGCCTGCGCGTCTCAGCCTCCCACCACCTCGAGTTCTTCAACGAGGCCAGAGTGCTCAACACCATCATGACCCGGGCTCAGTCACTGGTGGTTGTGGTGGGGGACGCCGTGGCCTTGTGCTCCCATGGCCAGTGCAGCAAGGTGTGGAAACGGTTCATCCAGCAGTGCATCGACAAGGGGAGCATCTTCCCGGAGAGCCTGACAATGGCTCAGATCAAACAGGCTGCGTGTGACaaggagagctggagcaggagcctggAGGGGGACAAGGAGGACAGCGACACAGACTCCTTGAGCTCTGAGGGTGAGAGCATGAATCCCGATGATCCCATCCTCCAGGAGCTCTTAGATGAAAGCAAGAACATGCTGGTGACAGTGTCTGACGAAGGGCTGCTGAATGTGAAGGCTGAGGCTTCAAACCAGTGGAAAGACAAGTGGGAGTATGTCAGCTTCTCTTCTCAGATGATGCAGCAGTACCTGCACATGCACCCCCAAATGTACAAGAGGTGTGAGCTGGTCAAAGAGGGGTTTGACAGAGCTTCTGCCTTCACCCTCAATGACTCTCCTGCCATGAATATCCAGATCAAAGGCAGAGTTAACTGTGGGACAGCCTTCACTGGGGATGAGGTGCTAGTGGAAATCTTGGAGAAcagcagaggtgacagcagcagccaccacccACAGGGGAGGGTGGTGGGCATCCTGAAGCGTGCCGAGAGAGAACCGACCTTCATCTGCATGATGGATGAGTTTGATCCCCGGGTGATGATACCCATCGATCCCACTGTCACCAAAATATTCGTCCCGGGGCTGAAGGAGAAACCCAATGTCATTCCCATCCGCAAGTTTGTCAATGGGAAGTACAGAGTGGTcagctgtgagaagatcagcCAGGAGACAAGGAAGTGCCAGTTCTTCTGTGTCCAGGTCATCTCCTGGCGGGAAGGCTTTTATTACCCTTTGGGGATAGTAACAGAGATCCTGCAGGCAGCATTGACTTTGGAAGAAGGCTTAAAGATCCTCGCCTTGGAGTACGGTTTGGAGAAAAAATatccagctgctgtcaccagagAGTCAGCCAAATACACCTCCAACAGCAGCATAAACCTCACCAAGGAAACTCGGAAGGACTGTCGGAATTATATGACCTTCACTATTGACCCCCAAGGTGCCAGGGATTTGGACGATGCCATCAGCGTTAGAGATCTTGGGCGTCACTATGAGATTGGGATCCACATTGCAGATGTGGCTGGCATAATTCCCAAAGGCAGTGCCTTGGACCTGGAAGCAAAGAAGCGGGGTGTCACCTTCTATGCTCCCAAGCAGGAGCCTCTGTGCATGTTCCCACCCAAAATCAGCCAAGATGTCTGCAGCCTCCTCCCACAGAAAGATCGACGGGTGATCTCCTTGTTTGTCACCGTAGAGAAGGAGACTGATCAGATGTTAAAGGGAATCTTCACTATCTCTGTGATCCGCTCGGACAGGCAGCTGTCCTACGAAGAGGCAGAACTCTGCATTAAGAACTGCTACAGGGGAACAGCAAAGGCCCTTCGTTTTGATACCCTGGAGGACTGCATAGCTGTGGCTTATCATTTCTCCAGGATCCATCGGAAGTTTCGGCTGCAGGAAGACTGTTTCTATGAACGGCTGGATGAGGAAAGTTCCCCAGGTAACAGGGGGTCCCATCAGATGATAGAAGAGTTAATGATCATGTTCAATAGTTTCGTGGCCGAGTTCCTCACCAACCAGGAGGTGACCAGAAACATCACTCCTCTCCGGTGTCAGTGTGAGCCAAGTCTTGGACAGCTGTCACACATGAGAAACAAGTACAGCCACCTCATTCCTTTGTCCATTCATCTCTTGCATCACCTTGGAGAAATGCTTCCTGGTCAAGAGTCCCCTAAAaatgtggaattcagtcttCTGGGCCCCATCTGGGAGCACCTGCAGTCAGCTGCTAATGCCCGTGACTTCCAGAAGATGCTCGACCTCGTTGTCACTGATGACATCCACCCAAAGCTGGCTCCCGTGGCCCTGGAGTTCAGGAGACTGCTCAGCCGCTCCTACTTCTGTCGCTCCAACTCCACTGTCCAGTCGAAGGCAGGCCATTACTCCCTGCACGTTGACTCCTACACCTGGGCCTCCTCTCCCATCCGCCGGTACGTGGATGTCGTGGTGCAGCGGCACCTTCATTCTGTGCTCTGCAAGAAGCCCCTCATCTATTCTGCGGATGACATTGAGTTTCTCTGTCACGACTTCAACAGGAAGAATAGCCAGGCAATGACGTATGAGAAGAGAGCCCACTCCCTGCAGATGGCCAGCCAGCTGAAGGACCAAGTCCTGCAGAAGATTGCCTTTGTGGTGGATATCGAAGAGATGAGCAGGTTTTTTAAAGCCCTGTTTCCCCTGAACAACGAGAGTCTTCCGGATCCGCAGAGAATTAGCTACAGGTCCCTTCAGCTGATAGAGCAGCCTGTGTTCATCCAGCAGCGGAGCAGCATCAGGCTGacctggaagaggaggatgtATTCCGCAGAGACAAAGGAGCAGAGCCTGCGGGAAGGACCCCTCTGTGACAAGAGTGTCACCCTCTTCCGCACCCAGACGTGGCAAGAGGTGCTGACGGCCATCAGGAACGAGGAGTTTGACAGGGCCGcgtccctcctgcagcagagcaaggaGCTGTACCACCGGAACATAGGCTGGGTGCGGAAAAGCTCCTGCTCCCACTACATGGAGCTGTCCCTGGAGCTGAGCGCCGGTGACGCGCTGTGGTTCCAGCTCACCACCGACGTCAGCCGCGGCTTCCTGGTGCCCTTTGTGCAGCTGTGGTGTGTGACACCAGGGTTTGACGTCTGCCTGCAGCACATGGAGAAGCCAATCGACTGCTTCTCAGCCTATGCCACGCTGCAGTCCAAGGACAGGTACAAGAACACGACGGAGTACAACAAGGTGTGGGTGCCCATGAGTGCCATGGAGTCTGCGTCATGTGCCGTGGCCGAGAATGACTCAATTGTCCTCCgtgatattaaaataaagtggGCAAAGCAAAGGACAAGCAAAGGACAGCTGCAAGGGAGCTTTGTGCTGAACAAGAAGTGGTTGGAGGACTGCTCCATTGAAGTGGATTTCTTCCACTGTTATCTGTGCATTCGTTTAGGTGGGCTGAAGCTTCCCAAGAACCCTCAGAGTGATGAGGAATGCCTTAGCCATGGCCTCCAGAACTTGTCTTTGCTTGGCAACAGCaaatcagaaaacaaacttGTGGTTGATCCCGATACCTACACCTGGGTGGCTCATGGGGTCACGGAGGAGTTCAACGATGACAAGAAGTCGGACAGGTCTGGTCATCAGACTATGAATTTTTACATCCACTATATGTCTATGGAGACCATCCCTGTGGAGATCTCACAGACTTCTGCGAGGTTCACGGTGGAGCTCATTCCAAAGATGCTGCCAGACAT AcggaaagaaaaagcactttggAAGCTCAAGTATGCCTCTGACCTTGCTCAAAGCATCGCCCTTGGCCACGAACCTCCTCAAAAAT TGACAACATCCAGATTACTGCAGCAAAAATCCTTTGATATCCCTGGCAGCAACTGGAAACTTAACAAGAGTCAGAACCAGGCTGTTCTGGATGCtctaaaaaaatccttcatgCTCATCCAAGGCCCACCAG gCACAGGGAAGACCGTTGTTGGAACTCACATCGTCTACTGGTTCCATACACTGAATGAGAATAGTGTTGAGAAGGACAAAACACCGTGCTTGGATGATGAAAAGGACAAGAAGAGAAAGTGCATCTTGTACTGTGGCCCATCCAACAAGTCTGTTGATGTTGTTGCTG AGATGCTGATGAAGATGAAGACGCTGAAACCACTGAGGGTTTATGGGGAGGCCATTGAGACGATGGAATTCCCATACCCGGGGAGCAACCGGAACATCTCCCGTAAATCCCTACGGGATGCAAAGCCAAAACGTGAGCTCAG TGAAATAATCCTGCACCATCGCATCCGGCGGGCGCCCAGCCCCTTCTGGCAGAAGATCTGTCACTTTGACGCTCGGGTGAGGAATGGAGAGGAGatcacagaagaagaaataaagga GTACAAAGGTTGGTTGACACAAGGTCGTTCGTATCAGCTGGCGTGTCACGATGTCATCCTGTGCACCTGCTCTGTCTCGTCTGCCAGCGCCCTGGAGCACCTCAATGTCAAGCAGATAATCATCGACGAGTGTGCCATGTCCACAGAGCCCGAGACCCTCATCCCCTTGGTCTGCCACCAGCGTGCTGATAAG GTTGTTTTGCTGGGGGATCACAAGCAGCTGCGGCCGGTGGTTAACAATGATGTCTGCAAGACTCTTGGCATGGAGACGTCTCTCTTTGAGCGCTACCAGGAGCAGGCGTGGATGCTGGACACGCAGTACCGCATG CACAAGAGTATTTGCGAGTTCCCATCCCAGGAGTTCTATGAAAGGCGGCTGAGAACATGTCCTCAGCTTGCTCGGAAATCCAGCGTGCTCCACCACAGAGATAACAACTGCTGCCCCATCATCTTTGGGCATGTGGAAGGGAAGGAGCACTCCCTCATGATTTCTACTGAGGAAGGAAACGAGAACTCCAAAGCTAACCTGGAGGAAGTGGCACAGGCG GTGAGGATAGCCAAGCAGCTGACACTAGATGGCACCATCCGGCCGGACAGCATCGCCATCCTGAGCCCCTACAGCGCCCAGGTGTCCGAGATCAACAAGAGCCTGCAGAGAGAGGGCATCCGCGGGGTGACCGTCTGCACCATCATGAAGAGTCaag GAAGTGAATGGAAATATGTGATCCTGTCAACTGTACGCTCCTGCCCCCGGTCTGAGATCGACAGGAGGCCCACAAAGAGCTGGCAGAAGAAATACCTGGGGTTTATTACTGACCCAAACCAGGTCAATGTTGGCATCACACGAGCTCAGGAAGGACTCTGCATCATAG ggaaCCGGTACCTCCTGGAGTGCAACCCTTTGTGGAAGAGACTGGTCCAGCACTACTACCGCCACAacagctgcactgcagcccAGGAGATCCGTGTCCGGAGGACCCCAGCCCGCTCCCGGTGA
- the FNDC11 gene encoding fibronectin type III domain-containing protein 11 isoform X4, which yields MAKVLHETETTLDSTPPREEQDDNVTMKQYLRNKNLVLDFLRSDLNPHHLQYHWNKVHLLKKCYFYLKFEPRHVCVRDQNNMMIFADILQIANPCQLQKIKKMGKKQTEIQLALLTELLEQLERGREELSHYVQICNVEAFLSQWDLNIKRVLKLSMLFNKLISLEEPRRLHVKHSLVSQIHLGSALHPPITFSLYTKKPPIFDRIESFACQTWAQLKWFSESQESHLERWQLEIKLVTDDSQTEPGYRQTQEVISNPCVINHLLPGRLYEFTVRRSYTHTLVYSQWHDCIILKTKTHPAEDAKEAPNCSLMRRFTRPTPSV from the coding sequence ATGGCTAAGGTTTTGCATGAGACTGAAACCACTTTGGACAGTACCCCACCCAGAGAAGAACAGGACGACAATGTCACCATGAAGCAGTACCTGAGAAACAAAAACCTTGTTCTGGATTTCCTGCGCTCTGACCTGAACCCCCACCACCTCCAGTACCACTGGAACAAAGTTCATCTTCTGAAGAAGTGTTACTTTTACTTGAAGTTTGAGCCCAGACATGTATGTGTGAGAGACCAGAACAATATGATGATTTTTGCTGACATCTTGCAAATAGCAAACCCCTGCCAACTCCAGAAGATCaagaagatgggaaaaaaacagactgaaatCCAGCTGGCACTTTTAACTGAGCTGTTGGAACAGCTGGAACGAGGTCGGGAGGAGCTGAGCCATTACGTACAGATCTGTAACGTAGaagctttcctttcccagtgggaCTTGAATATAAAGAGAGTGCTCAAGCTCTCCATGCTTTTCAATAAGCTCATTTCCTTGGAAGAGCCAAGGAGGCTCCATGTCAAGCACAGTTTGGTGTCACAGATACATCTTGGAAGTGCCCTACACCCTCCCATTACTTTTTCTCTCTATACAAAGAAGCCGCCGATTTTTGATCGGATAGAGTCGTTCGCATGCCAGACCTGGGCCCAGCTCAAGTGGTTCAGCGAAAGTCAAGAGTCACACCTTGAACGATGGCAGCTGGAGATCAAGCTGGTGACAGATGACAGTCAGACAGAACCAGGATACCGTCAGACCCAGGAAGTCATCTCCAACCCGTGTGTAATCAACCACCTGCTGCCTGGCAGGTTGTATGAGTTCACAGTGAGGAGATCCTACACTCACACGCTCGTCTACTCACAGTGGCACGACTGCATTATATTGAAGACAAAAACTCACCCTGCTGAAGATGCCAAGGAAGCCCCCAACTGCAGCCTGATGAGGCGGTTCACAAGACCGACTCCCTCAGTTTAA
- the FNDC11 gene encoding fibronectin type III domain-containing protein 11 isoform X3 translates to MSFKHSSFGNMAKVLHETETTLDSTPPREEQDDNVTMKQYLRNKNLVLDFLRSDLNPHHLQYHWNKVHLLKKCYFYLKFEPRHVCVRDQNNMMIFADILQIANPCQLQKIKKMGKKQTEIQLALLTELLEQLERGREELSHYVQICNVEAFLSQWDLNIKRVLKLSMLFNKLISLEEPRRLHVKHSLVSQIHLGSALHPPITFSLYTKKPPIFDRIESFACQTWAQLKWFSESQESHLERWQLEIKLVTDDSQTEPGYRQTQEVISNPCVINHLLPGRLYEFTVRRSYTHTLVYSQWHDCIILKTKTHPAEDAKEAPNCSLMRRFTRPTPSV, encoded by the coding sequence CACTCAAGCTTTGGGAACATGGCTAAGGTTTTGCATGAGACTGAAACCACTTTGGACAGTACCCCACCCAGAGAAGAACAGGACGACAATGTCACCATGAAGCAGTACCTGAGAAACAAAAACCTTGTTCTGGATTTCCTGCGCTCTGACCTGAACCCCCACCACCTCCAGTACCACTGGAACAAAGTTCATCTTCTGAAGAAGTGTTACTTTTACTTGAAGTTTGAGCCCAGACATGTATGTGTGAGAGACCAGAACAATATGATGATTTTTGCTGACATCTTGCAAATAGCAAACCCCTGCCAACTCCAGAAGATCaagaagatgggaaaaaaacagactgaaatCCAGCTGGCACTTTTAACTGAGCTGTTGGAACAGCTGGAACGAGGTCGGGAGGAGCTGAGCCATTACGTACAGATCTGTAACGTAGaagctttcctttcccagtgggaCTTGAATATAAAGAGAGTGCTCAAGCTCTCCATGCTTTTCAATAAGCTCATTTCCTTGGAAGAGCCAAGGAGGCTCCATGTCAAGCACAGTTTGGTGTCACAGATACATCTTGGAAGTGCCCTACACCCTCCCATTACTTTTTCTCTCTATACAAAGAAGCCGCCGATTTTTGATCGGATAGAGTCGTTCGCATGCCAGACCTGGGCCCAGCTCAAGTGGTTCAGCGAAAGTCAAGAGTCACACCTTGAACGATGGCAGCTGGAGATCAAGCTGGTGACAGATGACAGTCAGACAGAACCAGGATACCGTCAGACCCAGGAAGTCATCTCCAACCCGTGTGTAATCAACCACCTGCTGCCTGGCAGGTTGTATGAGTTCACAGTGAGGAGATCCTACACTCACACGCTCGTCTACTCACAGTGGCACGACTGCATTATATTGAAGACAAAAACTCACCCTGCTGAAGATGCCAAGGAAGCCCCCAACTGCAGCCTGATGAGGCGGTTCACAAGACCGACTCCCTCAGTTTAA